One window from the genome of Fulvivirga lutea encodes:
- the xerA gene encoding site-specific tyrosine recombinase/integron integrase, whose protein sequence is MISINRRISLRHLIINEQRQIGIKFYPDKVIQSLLKSMDGIKWSNRFGMTYLPNTKTNLNKIYQTFKGVATIDARYFYINKPLHHPVDERYRYTYKGQKEAYTPGYRTCPIEFLQKLELKKYSDSTARVYTTLFEGFMNHFPDKQLIELGEDEIRAYLSYQVKLGRSDSMLNQIINSIKFYYEVVLGMPNRFYEIERPMKREKIPEVLSKEEVQRILNCTHNLKHKCVLSTIYSAGLRISELINLKVKDIDSSRMMLRIEGAKGGKDRYSLLSKKVLEELRAYYKEYKPKIYLFEGQNGDQYSPTSIRKVLKRSCTKAGIRKDVKPHTLRHSFATHLLEQGTDLRSIQILLGHNSLKTTEIYTHVANTAMNTIKNPLDSSH, encoded by the coding sequence ATGATATCTATCAACAGACGCATTTCACTCAGGCACCTAATTATTAATGAACAGCGACAAATAGGTATTAAATTCTATCCTGACAAGGTAATTCAGAGCCTTTTAAAAAGTATGGATGGGATTAAATGGAGTAATCGCTTTGGAATGACCTATTTACCCAATACGAAAACGAACCTGAACAAAATTTATCAAACGTTTAAGGGTGTGGCGACTATAGATGCCCGTTATTTTTACATTAACAAACCTTTACACCACCCTGTTGATGAAAGATACAGGTATACATATAAAGGGCAAAAGGAAGCATATACGCCTGGTTACAGAACCTGTCCGATAGAATTTTTACAAAAGTTAGAGCTTAAAAAATATAGCGATAGCACTGCCAGAGTATATACTACACTTTTTGAAGGTTTTATGAATCATTTTCCTGATAAACAATTAATTGAGCTTGGTGAAGATGAGATAAGGGCCTATCTGTCTTACCAGGTAAAGCTTGGCCGATCTGACTCTATGCTCAACCAGATTATTAATAGTATTAAGTTTTACTATGAAGTTGTGTTAGGCATGCCCAATAGGTTTTACGAAATAGAGCGGCCAATGAAGCGTGAAAAAATACCCGAAGTATTATCAAAAGAAGAAGTTCAAAGAATATTGAATTGTACACATAATCTGAAACATAAGTGTGTTTTAAGCACTATATATTCTGCCGGCCTAAGAATTAGTGAACTAATAAACCTAAAGGTAAAAGATATTGATAGCTCTCGCATGATGTTACGTATTGAGGGTGCCAAAGGTGGTAAGGACAGATATTCACTATTAAGCAAAAAAGTATTGGAGGAATTACGGGCCTATTATAAGGAGTATAAGCCTAAAATATACCTTTTTGAAGGACAAAATGGCGATCAGTATTCTCCTACATCTATACGAAAAGTGTTGAAACGGTCTTGCACGAAGGCAGGAATACGAAAAGATGTAAAGCCGCATACCTTAAGGCATTCTTTTGCTACGCATTTATTAGAACAGGGCACAGATTTACGAAGTATACAAATTTTATTGGGGCATAACAGCTTAAAAACCACGGAGATATATACGCACGTAGCTAACACGGCTATGAACACGATAAAAAATCCATTAGATTCGTCCCATTAA
- a CDS encoding type II toxin-antitoxin system VapC family toxin, translating to MANIVIDSSVLADMLFSHRPRHSQAKRIYDFIKEENFEVLFPMHAHFEIISAARMEKNQVGQPLELMESFDADSSINLKPIPIDTEFVNSYFPQQLIELKAGDMIFVGIALKEKCPLITEDNQMYREAQKLQIDVNKVGEFIEKYID from the coding sequence ATGGCAAATATTGTTATTGACTCTTCAGTCCTTGCTGATATGCTTTTTAGTCATCGACCACGGCATAGTCAAGCAAAAAGAATTTATGACTTCATAAAAGAGGAAAATTTTGAAGTATTGTTCCCTATGCATGCTCATTTTGAAATTATTTCTGCTGCACGAATGGAAAAAAATCAAGTTGGTCAGCCATTAGAACTAATGGAATCCTTCGATGCTGACAGTTCTATAAATCTCAAACCTATTCCGATTGATACTGAATTCGTAAATTCTTATTTTCCTCAACAACTGATCGAGTTAAAGGCTGGTGATATGATATTTGTTGGAATAGCACTGAAAGAAAAATGCCCTCTTATAACTGAAGACAATCAAATGTATCGCGAGGCTCAAAAACTACAGATTGACGTCAATAAAGTAGGTGAATTTATTGAAAAGTACATAGATTAA
- a CDS encoding nucleoside/nucleotide kinase family protein — translation MNQKEIFLLIGQKGSGKSFIGSIFDKHFGIRFVRVEDWAKKIKQERAVDNEAYLKQVFQEIEKGIRDCLNQTDKLVFESTGLTEHFDRMLLSLRKDFRVTTIGINADSNLCLDRVKSRDQTIHINISDDQVNMINEKVRSRNFQPDLSIFNQNKSEFEIVKELESIFRMDTKQNEIVKPNR, via the coding sequence GTGAACCAGAAAGAAATTTTTCTATTAATCGGACAAAAAGGAAGCGGAAAATCCTTCATCGGGTCAATATTTGACAAGCACTTTGGGATACGATTCGTTCGCGTAGAAGATTGGGCAAAAAAAATTAAGCAAGAAAGAGCAGTTGATAATGAAGCGTATCTTAAACAAGTTTTTCAAGAAATTGAAAAAGGAATCAGAGATTGTTTAAATCAAACGGATAAACTTGTCTTTGAATCAACGGGTTTAACTGAACATTTTGACCGAATGCTTTTGAGTTTAAGAAAGGATTTTAGAGTAACAACGATTGGTATAAATGCCGATAGCAATCTTTGTCTAGACAGAGTTAAGTCTAGAGACCAGACTATCCATATCAACATATCGGATGACCAGGTAAATATGATAAATGAAAAAGTAAGAAGCCGAAATTTTCAACCTGACTTAAGCATTTTCAATCAAAACAAATCTGAATTTGAAATAGTCAAGGAGCTTGAAAGTATTTTTCGAATGGATACAAAACAGAATGAAATAGTAAAGCCGAACCGCTAA
- a CDS encoding putative signal transducing protein — protein sequence MSELKFYRRFTNLDQAYILIELLNENEITCELRKIQPNIGTSIVGGAYDDVYEIHILTSDFQKANRLLETNIESATENIQNDNKELSNEPADYSETPSSSTKKRKVKNANLGESIFISIVIIAAVIYIIYSQIESHNYKEFIKEDYELTIGGVESVDRWGDPANSYMVYYYYIDDIKYTREVMNSRLGKLAYHYDKCKDKKYWVAYSTRDPSMSLINIYHEIQNQENPIPLPNLDWYK from the coding sequence ATGAGTGAACTGAAATTCTACAGAAGATTTACCAATCTAGATCAAGCCTACATCCTCATTGAACTCCTCAACGAGAATGAAATAACATGTGAACTTAGGAAAATTCAGCCTAATATCGGAACATCTATTGTTGGAGGAGCGTATGATGACGTTTATGAGATTCATATCTTAACTTCAGATTTTCAAAAAGCAAATCGACTACTCGAAACGAATATTGAGTCAGCAACTGAAAACATTCAAAACGATAACAAGGAACTCTCTAATGAACCAGCTGATTATTCAGAAACGCCTTCCTCGTCAACAAAGAAGAGAAAGGTTAAAAATGCTAATCTTGGCGAATCAATATTCATTTCTATTGTAATAATTGCTGCAGTTATTTACATCATTTATTCCCAGATTGAAAGCCACAACTACAAGGAATTTATTAAGGAGGATTACGAACTTACAATTGGTGGAGTGGAGAGTGTAGACAGGTGGGGAGATCCAGCTAATTCCTATATGGTTTATTACTATTATATTGATGACATAAAATACACTCGTGAGGTTATGAACAGTCGTCTAGGCAAACTAGCATATCACTATGATAAATGTAAGGACAAAAAATACTGGGTTGCCTATTCAACTAGAGATCCTTCAATGAGCCTTATTAACATTTACCATGAAATTCAGAATCAAGAAAATCCCATCCCACTGCCGAATCTTGACTGGTATAAGTAA
- a CDS encoding DEAD/DEAH box helicase codes for MSIQIKYNYLERAYPDMLDGIGALIQKGKLSKRFREVSLTNEDSTHLEKAKELCELRIIELWEERDSAEFKALCSVYFDITSQVSINPESEYFILEQFKLITFGYLGEHWHFVKQYLKTSESVFNNLEAGADWNKRILTISFKAVVNLVKKDSWHEVGQAVELINQLRREQNNFENNFLNQVNEESRPYGAAELVSLYHFAKSIEILGQYLMEGRPLEPETQLHYHLNLSGDYAQKSGNISLSLLYQYFEAFAVKMVRNTIWYTTRGINNWVTRFNQFISRKEDKGLFELMYPQRESIIEGELLNPAHRAIVVNLPTSSGKTMIAEYRILQALNQFKNQGGWVAYVVPTKALVNQIYIQLYRDLGPIGIQVEKASGAIELDGFEQHLVEENGNTTEFDVLVTTYEKMNLLVRQGLGTTSERPLVLTVVDEAHNLEETNRGLNLEFLLSTIKNDCEEANFLLMTPDISNSNEVATWLAGDRGNVINLELDWWQPNERVVGAVQVDGRGRNYNLLLRTLHTDRGTYEIGDAIPLAQFENASQTKSEISNSKSKVASCISGKLLSIDSPIIVLAANPRETYTIAENIYESSQNDLENDEDVELLIRLVQSELGENFPLARFLKRRIAVHSSALPDEIRFLIEDLMSNEKLQALVATTTIAQGINFPISAVIMGSYNYPFSGPMPVRDFWNLAGRVGRAGQDTMGWVGLAVRNEEDLLEVGNYVRRASEDLHSQLVNAIDSALRHAEFDFDRWLFVDERWSAILQFISHLRRQTQQQDVFLAQLEQKLQGTLGYSQLPSEKKTFLRENIRRYASTLTLAEAKMSDETGFSSLSVRQMIGRMASSNLSPQDWNKSQLFSEQNQSMQKLVGIMLNTYEIKKSIEELNTGGQPLDRSSIARLVIDWVNGKDIASIASRIYPNEEADAAIQRATKALYKVVANAATWGLAALQKMPTSGVDWESLSEIEKKRMANLPAYLHYGVNTDEGVLMRKNNVPRSIANRLGELYSASVGGQIFDQPSSSVSYWIGQQGTETWNRVRPTGSRLTGEDYKKVWKKLNGITT; via the coding sequence ATGAGCATTCAGATAAAATATAACTATCTCGAAAGAGCATATCCTGATATGCTTGACGGGATTGGTGCGCTCATTCAAAAAGGGAAACTATCAAAACGATTTAGAGAAGTTAGCTTAACCAATGAAGACTCAACACATCTTGAGAAAGCTAAGGAACTATGCGAGCTTAGAATCATAGAACTTTGGGAAGAAAGAGATTCAGCTGAATTTAAAGCTCTTTGCTCTGTCTATTTCGATATTACCAGTCAAGTTTCCATAAATCCAGAGAGTGAATATTTCATCCTTGAGCAATTCAAACTCATTACTTTCGGGTATTTAGGTGAACATTGGCATTTTGTTAAACAATACCTTAAAACAAGTGAATCGGTCTTTAATAACTTGGAAGCCGGAGCAGATTGGAACAAAAGAATACTTACCATTTCCTTTAAAGCGGTTGTTAATCTGGTAAAAAAAGACTCCTGGCATGAAGTTGGACAGGCAGTAGAATTAATAAACCAACTCAGAAGAGAGCAAAATAATTTCGAGAATAATTTTCTCAATCAGGTTAATGAAGAAAGCCGTCCTTATGGTGCAGCAGAATTAGTTTCACTATATCATTTCGCCAAAAGCATTGAAATACTTGGGCAATATTTAATGGAAGGTAGACCGCTGGAACCAGAGACACAATTGCATTATCACCTTAATTTATCTGGTGATTATGCCCAAAAATCAGGGAATATTAGCCTAAGCTTGCTTTACCAGTATTTTGAAGCCTTTGCAGTCAAAATGGTTCGTAATACCATTTGGTACACCACAAGAGGTATTAACAACTGGGTAACTCGTTTTAACCAGTTCATTTCAAGAAAAGAGGATAAAGGTTTATTTGAATTGATGTATCCTCAAAGAGAGTCCATCATTGAAGGGGAATTATTGAATCCAGCTCACAGAGCTATAGTAGTAAATTTGCCTACGTCAAGCGGCAAAACTATGATTGCCGAGTATCGTATTCTTCAGGCATTAAACCAATTTAAAAATCAGGGTGGCTGGGTTGCTTATGTTGTACCTACAAAAGCATTGGTTAATCAAATCTATATACAGTTATATCGGGATTTGGGACCCATTGGCATACAGGTAGAAAAAGCAAGTGGTGCTATTGAATTAGATGGATTTGAACAGCATTTGGTTGAAGAAAATGGCAACACAACCGAATTTGATGTTTTGGTTACCACGTATGAAAAAATGAACCTTTTAGTGCGTCAGGGACTTGGCACGACATCAGAGCGACCATTGGTGCTTACGGTTGTGGATGAAGCCCATAATTTAGAGGAAACCAATAGGGGATTGAACCTGGAGTTTTTATTGTCTACCATTAAGAATGATTGCGAAGAAGCCAACTTTCTTCTAATGACTCCTGATATTTCAAATTCAAATGAAGTAGCAACTTGGCTCGCTGGTGATAGAGGAAATGTTATCAATCTCGAATTAGATTGGTGGCAACCCAATGAACGAGTTGTTGGAGCCGTACAGGTAGATGGAAGAGGAAGGAATTATAATTTACTGCTGAGAACACTACATACAGATAGAGGTACTTATGAAATTGGAGATGCGATACCTCTTGCTCAATTTGAGAATGCGTCACAAACAAAATCAGAAATTAGTAATTCTAAATCAAAGGTGGCTTCTTGCATTTCCGGTAAGTTATTAAGTATAGATTCTCCAATTATTGTTTTAGCAGCAAATCCTAGAGAAACATACACTATTGCAGAAAACATATACGAAAGTTCACAAAATGACCTTGAAAACGATGAAGATGTAGAACTTTTGATTAGGCTTGTGCAAAGTGAGTTGGGAGAAAATTTTCCGTTAGCCCGCTTCTTAAAAAGACGAATAGCTGTTCATAGCTCTGCCCTACCAGATGAAATTCGCTTTTTGATTGAAGACCTAATGTCCAATGAAAAGCTCCAAGCTTTAGTAGCAACTACCACAATTGCTCAAGGAATTAATTTTCCCATTTCTGCTGTAATTATGGGATCATATAATTATCCTTTCTCTGGGCCAATGCCTGTTCGTGATTTTTGGAATCTAGCTGGAAGAGTTGGACGTGCAGGTCAAGACACTATGGGCTGGGTTGGACTGGCAGTTAGAAATGAAGAAGATTTATTGGAAGTTGGCAATTATGTAAGACGGGCATCCGAGGACTTACATTCGCAGTTGGTTAATGCTATTGATAGTGCCTTACGTCATGCAGAATTCGATTTTGACCGTTGGCTTTTTGTTGACGAACGCTGGTCAGCCATTCTTCAATTTATATCACATTTAAGGAGGCAAACACAACAGCAAGATGTTTTTCTTGCACAGCTTGAGCAAAAATTGCAAGGAACATTAGGATACAGTCAGTTACCGTCAGAAAAGAAAACATTTCTCAGGGAAAACATCCGTAGATATGCAAGCACACTTACTCTTGCAGAAGCGAAAATGTCTGATGAGACGGGGTTTTCATCTTTATCTGTACGTCAAATGATAGGTAGAATGGCTTCATCAAACCTTTCACCTCAAGACTGGAATAAAAGCCAGCTATTTTCTGAGCAAAATCAGAGTATGCAAAAACTTGTAGGAATAATGCTCAATACCTACGAGATCAAGAAATCTATTGAGGAGTTGAATACCGGTGGACAACCACTAGATCGTTCAAGCATTGCCCGTTTGGTAATAGACTGGGTTAATGGAAAAGATATCGCCAGCATTGCTTCAAGAATTTATCCTAATGAAGAAGCTGATGCAGCAATTCAAAGAGCTACCAAAGCATTATACAAGGTAGTAGCTAATGCTGCTACTTGGGGTCTGGCTGCATTGCAAAAGATGCCAACGAGTGGCGTGGATTGGGAAAGTCTTTCTGAAATTGAGAAGAAAAGGATGGCGAACCTTCCTGCTTATTTGCACTATGGAGTAAACACAGATGAAGGAGTTTTGATGAGGAAAAACAATGTGCCAAGAAGCATTGCTAATCGTCTTGGTGAATTATATAGCGCATCTGTAGGTGGTCAAATATTCGATCAACCTTCAAGTTCAGTTTCCTATTGGATAGGTCAACAAGGAACTGAAACATGGAATCGAGTAAGACCAACTGGTTCAAGGCTTACAGGAGAGGATTATAAGAAGGTATGGAAGAAATTGAATGGGATAACTACATGA